TCCCTGGCGACCCACCGCGACCTGGCGAGGACCCTCAACACGGCCTGGCCGCTCCTCGAACCGACCGACCTCGTCGGGGACCTGTGGGACGTGCCCGCCTACCTGAGGATGTGCGCGCCCTGGCTCACGCCGGACGAGGTCCGGTCGTTGCAGCGCGACGAGCCGCAGGCCTGGACGGTCTCGGACCTGCCCCTCCTGGACGCAGCACGGCAGCGGCTCGGTGACCCCGAGGCGTCGCGCCGGCGGCGGCAGCACGCGGCGCAGGTCGCGGCGGAGCGCGAGGAGATGAGCAACGTCGTCGACCACCTCATCGCGACCGACGACTCCGAGCTGCAGGTCATGTCGATGCTGCGCGGTCAGGACCTGCGCGACGCCCTGGTCGACGACGCGGCCCTGCCGGACGTGACGCCCGACCCGCTCGCGGGGCCCTTCGCGCACGTCGTGGTGGACGAGGCGCAGGAGCTCACGGACGCCGAGTGGCAGATGCTGCTCCTGCGCTGCCCGTCGCGCAGCCTCACGGTCGTCGGCGACCGCGCGCAGGCGCGGCACGGGTTCACCGAGTCCTGGCGCGAGCGCCTCGAGCGCGTCGGAGTCTCCCGCGTCGAGGTGGCCTCCCTGACGATCAACTACCGGACGCCGCAGGAGGTCATGGCCGAGGCCGAGCCGGTCATCCGGGCCGCACTGCCGGACGCCAACGTGCCGACCTCGGTCCGCAGCGGCCACGCCCCGGTCCTGCACGGCGTCCCCGAGGACCTGGACGGGGTCCTCGAGACCTGGCTCGCCGAGCACCAGGGCGTCGCGTGCGTGGTCGGGGACCCCGCGTTCCGGGCGACCGAGCGCGTGCGCTCCCTGACCCCGGTGCTCGCGAAGGGGCTCGAGTTCGACCTCGTGGTCCTGGTCGACCCCGCGTCGTTCGGCGAGGGCGACGACAGCATCGCGGGCGCGGTCGACCGCTACGTCGCGATGACCCGCGCGACCCAGCAGCTCGTGATCCTCGCTCCCGGGGCGGCGTCGCTGTCGGCCTGAGCCCGCGAGCGCCCACGCGCCCGGAAGACGGCCCGACGGCGCCTCCCGGCCCCGGGCGGACCGGCACCCGGTCGCGCGGGGCGAGCGGCGCCGTCGGGCCTCTGTCGTCTGCGGTGCGGACAGCACCGGGCCCCTCTCCCCCGTGCGGGGAGAGGGGCCCGGTCAGACGGTCAGGCTTCCTTCTTGGCCGCGGACTCCGCCTTGCGGGCCGCGCCGGTCTCGGTCGTGGCCCCGGACGTCGAGAGCTCACCACCGGAGGACTCGAGGTGTGCCCGGACGAACCAGTGGAAGAGCTCGAGCTCGCCCAGGTGACCGACCAGCAGGTCGTTGGTCACGGTGTCGAGCTCTTCGGTGTCGGCGGCCGCCTTGCGGTGGTTGGAGATCACGCCCTGGTAGACCTCGTCGAGCGCGCCCAGGTGGGCGATGGTCGACGCGCGGCCCAGGCTGTAGTCCTCCCAGCTGCGCTCGGCGACGATCGCGCCCGGCGTGCCGCGCGGCGGGACGCCGAGGGTCGCGATGCGTTCGGCCGTGCTGTCCACCATGGCCCGGACGGCGTCGACCTGGGGGTCGATCATCTCGTGGACCGCGATGAAGTGCGGCCCCACGACGTTCCAGTGGATGTGCTTGAGGGTGAGCGCCAGGTCGTTGAGCGCGTGCAGACGCTTCTGCAGGATCTCGGCGACCTTCCCCCCGTCCTTCAGGGTCAGCGACGGGACGGTGTACTCGGGCAGCTCCTTGCGGACAGCCATGAATTCCTCCTCGGTGCTCGGTCCATCAGCGCCTTGCGCTGCTTCCATCGTGGCCCGGGTGCCGTGCGCTCGCAGGTCGAGGCGTCGTGATCGCCGTCACGCTCACCCCTCGACGCCCGTGGCCGCGTGGGACGTCCCGACGCTCAGTGCTCGGACCTGCGGTCGATCCCGAGCGTCGCGACGAGGTCCTCGTGCAGCTCGAACCACACGCGGTGGCACGAGTCGACGTCGGTGCCGTCGACCCAGCCGCCCTCCCCCGCGCGGGCCCGGCGCACGGCTGTGGAGAAGCGGTCGTCGTACCCGCCGAGCCGGGCCAGGACGTCGCCGAGCAGGTGCGCGAGCGGGGCCAGGGCGTCGTCGATCGCGGAGAGCTCGTCGAGGACCGCGGCGTCCCAGGCGGCGTCGGCGTGGTCGTTGGTGGCCAGTCGCGCTCCCGGCGCAGGTCGCAGCTGCCAGTCGGTGCACGCCTGGCGAAGGCGCGCGTTGAGCGGCAGGAACTCCTGATGCGCGTCGCGGACGTCGTCGGCCCGGCCCGTGGCGGCGAGCTCCGCGGCGAGCCGGCGCTCGTCCTCGCTCCGTCCCGCCCCGGTCAGCGACCAGCCGCTCAGGTCCGCGAACGCGGACCGCTGCACCCACCCGTACGCCTCGAAGTCGCCGAGCAGCTCGTCGGTCTCGGCCGGGCCGAGGTCGAAGCGGCGGGCGAGGGTCGCGGTGTCGGCGAACCCGCAGACGCGGACCGCGTGCAGGACGAGCAGGTCGGCCGGGGAGTCCTGGGTCATGCGCGGCTCTCCTGCCGCGCCGAGAGACGGTGGAAGTGCTGCTGGCACGCCTGCGGGGAGTTGAAACCCATCGCGTCGGCGATCTGGGCCCAGGTCAGGCCCGCACCGCGCGCCATGAACAGCAGGCCGCTCTCCAGGCCGTCGACCTCGGCGCGCGCGGCGGGCAGCAGCGCGAGGGCGTCGAGGAGGTGCTCGGGCGGCAGGTCGGTGGACCGCCAGAGCGCGAAGCGCGCGAGGTCCACGGCCGACGGCGGCACGGACGCGGGCTGCCACGGCCGGGGTGCGAGCGCGTCCGCGCCCTGGGCGAGCAGACGGGCGCGCGCGCCCTCCTCGCGCCGGGCCTGGTCGTGGTCGGCGCGTACCGACGGCGCGGCCCGTGCGGTCTGCGCGATGTCGTCGTTGCGTGGCATGCGACGATCCTGCACAATCAACGAAATGTTGTCAACGATCTGTTGAAGGCGGTTCGCGTGCTCGTACCTCTGGAGGACGCCGTGCGGGACACGTGCGGCGGCAAGGCCACGGCGCTCGGCGCGCTGCTGCACGCCGGGTTGCCCGTCCCCGACGGCGTCGTGGTGCCGTTCGACGCCCACCGGGCGGCGGTCCCCCACGACGTGCTGCGCGACGCGCTCGCCCCCGCCCTGCGCGCCCTCGGCTCGCCGCCCGTCGCGGTCCGATCCTCGGCCGCGGGCGAGGACACGGCCCAGGCCTCGGCGGCCGGCCAGCACGAGAGCGTCCTCGCGGTCCAGACGCCCGACGACGTCGCGCACGCCGTGCTCGTCTGCTGGGCCTCGCTGCACTCGCCCCGGGCGGTCGACTACCGGGCGGGCCTCGACGCAGGTGGCGGCGACGGCGACGGCGACGGGGCAGCCTCGGGCGAGCCCGCCATGGCCGTGCTCGTGCAACGCCTCGTCGACGCCGAGGTCTCCGGGGTCATGTTCGCGCCCGACGACCCGGGCGACACGACCGTGATCGAGGCATCCTGGGGGCTCGGACCCTCGGTCGTGGGCGGCGCGGTCACACCCGACACCTACGGCGTCGTGGCGCACGGGATCCTCGGCCGCAGGGCCGTTCGCGTGGCCTCGCGCGTCGTCGCCGACAAGCAGACCCGGCTCGACCGGGACGGCACCCGTCTGGTCACGCACGACGTGCCCCCGGGCGACCGGCGACGGCCCACGCTCGACGACGCGACCGTCCTGCGCCTCGCCCGGCTGGGGTGGCGTGCGGCGGACCTCCTCGGCGGGCCGCAGGACGTCGAGTGGGCGCTCGCGGACGGCATGCTCTGGATCGTGCAGGCCCGCCCGATCACGGCGCCGCTCCCGGCCCCTTCGACGGACGTCACGGGAGACGCACCACGGCTCGGCAACGGGAGCCTGCTCCGCGGGGCCGCGGGCAGCTCCGGCGTCGCGACGGGACCGGCCCGGATCGTCCGCGGACCGGCCGACTTCTCGCACGTGAGCCCCGGCGACGTCCTGGTCTGCCCCTTCACCGACCCCGCCTGGACTCCCCTGCTGCGCATCGCCGCGGGAGTCGTCACGGAGACGGGAGGCGCGTTGTCCCACGCGGCGATCGTGGCCCGCGAGCGCCGCATCCCTGCCGTCCTGGGAGTCACGGGGGCCACCCGGCTGATCGCCGAGGGCAGCCTGGTGACCGTCGACGGCGAGGCCGGGACCGTGACCGTCGAGGCCCCACCCACCGAGTCCGCACCGCCCCAGGGCGACCTCCGGTCGAGACCAGGAGGCTCCCGGTGAGCGCCCGGCACCTCTACCTCGCTCGGCACGGCGCGGCGGACGCCTTCGGCGATCTGACCGACGTGGGGCGCCGACAGTCGGACCTCCTGGGCGAGCGTCTCGCGCGAGTGCCCGTGAGCGCCGTCTGGCACTCGCCGCTCCCTCGGGCGGCCGCGAGCGCCGCCGTCGTCGCGCGGCACCTGAGGGGTGCGAGGGTCGCCGAGGCGGCCGAGCTCGTCGACCACGTGCCGTACGTGCCCGCGCGCTCCGAGACCCCGGCGTCCTGGGCAGGATTCTTCGACGGCTGGGACGAGGCCGAGGCGGCCGCGGGCCGCCGGACCGCCGACACGCTGGTCGCGCGCTTCGCGACACCGCCGGACCCGGGTGCGGGCACCGACGACGTCCACGAGGTCCTGGTCACGCACGACTACCCGATCGCCTGGCTGGTGCGCCACGCGCTCGGCGCGCCGCCCGAGCGGTGGCTCGGCCTGAACAGCGCGAGCACGGCGCTGACGGTGATCGAGCTCCGCCCCGGACTGCCGCCGACGCTCGTGATGTTCAACGACCTGAGCCACCTGCCGGACGAGCTGCGCTGGACGGGGTTCCCGGGAGGCGCGGCACGGCCCTAGCTCGCGACGTGGACGTACCGACGCCCCAGGTCGTCGCGTTCTGCGACGTCCAGGAGCGCGGTCGCGAGGTCGGCCGCAGCGATGGACCATCCGCGCCGCAGCGGCGCGCCGTCGCCGATCCGGTAGCGGCCCGACCCCTTCGCCCGCCGGATCCGTGGTGCCCGGACACCGGTCCACTGCGCCCGGCTCTCCCAGAGCACGACGTCCATGCGCCGCATGTCGTCGTAGGTGGCGCCGAGCACCCTCTGCAGGAGCGGGAGCACGATCCAGAGCTTGAGCGGCCCCTGGTGCGCCCAGTGCTCGGCGACCTCCGAGGAGATGACCACGATCCGCTCGACACCGTGCCGTGCCATGCCCTGGACGAGATGGCGCGTCCCCGCCGAGTACAGCGTCGTCGGAGTCCTCGCCGTGCCGATGCCCACCGTGCTCACGACGGCGTCGACCCCCGCCAGCAGGGGTTCGACCGCGGCCTCGTCGAGGATGTCGACCGAGCGCTTCCGCAGGCGCGGATGGTCGACGTCGAGCCGCGCCGCGTCCCGCGCGACCGCGACGACGTCGTGCCCTCTGGCGAGCGCCTGCTCGACCACGTGCCCGCCGACCAGACCCGTCGCCCCTGGAACCAGGATCTTCATGCTGCCCCCTGCTCGTGTCACGATGCCGCCGGAGCCGCATCCCGCAGCCCTGGTCCGACGTCTATCCCTGTGGTGCTTGATCCCTGCTGCGCGGCGGCGGTCCGGTCACGGGCGGCCGGTCACGGGCGACGTCTCGGAGCTGGGCGGCGACGGTCGCGAGGACGTCACTCAGCTCGTCCGCGCGCCGGTCGTCGAGGTCGGAGAACGCGTCGAGGAGGCTGCGGTTGACCTCGGCGTAGGCCGCTTCCAGCCGTTCGGGGTCCCGCGAGCGGATCCGCGCTCCCCGCCGGTCGCCCGGGGCCGGCAGGCGCTCGATCCAGCCGTCGTCCTCGAGCCGGGTCAGGATGCCGGTCATCGTCGCTGCATGGATGCCCGTGCACGCCGAGAGCTGGCTGGGCGACGCGGGCCCCGTCCGGTGGACGACGTCGAGCACCACGAGGTCGGCCTCACGGATCCCCATCGACGCCGCGACGCGCCGGTTGAAGAGCGCGATCTCCGTGCCGACCTCGCGCAGCCGCCGCAGGAGACGCTCGGACGACTCCGTCCCTCGTGACGCGTGCATCGCTCCTCCTCAACTAGTACGAGCACCGTAACATATGCTCCTCGTAGCACAGGGACGTGCGCCGAGGAGGTCGACCTGCCGTCACCTGCCCCACCTGACACGATGGTCGAGGGGCGTCGAGGGGCCCGACGGAGGGAGATCCCGTGCGACGAGGCAGCTGGTGGGTCGTGGGTCTGATCGCGCTGTGCCCCGCGACGGCGCTCGCCGTCCCCACCCCGGCCGCCGCAGCCGCGACCGAGTGCCCCGGGTCGTACGTCGAGATCGCCAACGGGGACTTCGAGGAGCCGGTCGTCCGCACGGACTTCCCGACGACGACCGACGCCTCGAACGTGCCCGGCTGGCTCACGACCGCGCCGGACAACGACATCGAGATCTGGCCCTCCGGGTACAACGACGTCCCGGCGGCCAGCGGTGTGCAGTTCGCCGAGATGAACGCGAACTTCCCCTCGACCCTCGTCCAGACCCTCGACACCGTGCCGGGGACCGAGATGACCTACGTCGTCCACCACCGCGGCAGGGCGGGCACCGACGTCGGCAACGTGGCCTTCGGCCCCGCGGGCGGCGCACCGAACCACGTCGTCGAGATGACCGACGGCCGCGACGCCTGGGGGCTGTACGTCGGCTCCTACGTCATCCCCCCGGGGCAGACGCGCACCACGTTCGGGTTCGAGGCCGTCTCGACCGGCAACGGTGACACGTCCACGGGCAACTTCCTCGACGGGATCCAGTTCGGCACCGCCGGGTGCCTCACGGTCGCCAAGACGGCGAGCGACCTGAACGGCAACCCCGTCGACCAGGTGCAGGTCGGGGACCTCGTCCAGTACACGGTCGAGATCGCCAACCCGGGCGGCGCCGCGATCGCCGGCCCCCAGGTGAGCGACACGATCCCGGCAGCGCTCGCCTACGAGCCCGACAGCATCGAGCTGCTCGACGGCCCGCGACCGGGCCCGCGCACCGACGCGGACGACGGCGACGGCTTCACCGTCACAGGGGGGCTGCTGAACGTCGACCTCGCCACGGGCGGCCCCACCACCATCCCCGCCGGCGGGTCCGCCCGGTTCACCTTCCGCGCCCGCGTGCTGCCCGCCGCGGCCGAGTCGAGCGTCACCAACGTCGTCACGGTCGACTACCTCGAGCCGCGGCTCGGCGCGGCACGCGTCGCCGTGAGCGACGACGCCACGATCGTGGTCCTGCCCGCGCCCACTCCCACCCCCACGCCGACCGGTCCTGCCCCGACCCCGGCGGAGCCGGTGCCTGCGCCGAGCACCCCGCTCGCGCCGACGTCCGCGCCGACGGTCGCCCCGGACGCAGGTGCGTCTGGCGGTCCGACGGCGCTCGCGGCGTCTGGGACGGGCATCCCCTGGGTACTCGCCGGGTTGGCGGCGGTGCTGCTCGGGCTCGGGCTGGCCGTGCGCCGCCGGGCGGAGCGCTCGCCGTAGCGTCGCGGCGTCCTTCGCGACGGCGAGCACCACGCGAGCCGGGCGTGGGCGCTCGACCCCCGCGACGCCGTCGGGCCTCAGGACCTCGCGGTGACGAGCCCCGACTCGTAGGCGAGGATCACCAGGTGCGCGCGGTCGCGCGCGTGGACCTTCGCCATGATGCGGTTGACGTGCGTCTTGGCGGTGTGGGTCGAGATCACGAGCTCTGTCGCGATCTCCTGGTTCGTCAGCCCGCGGGCGACGAGCAGGAACACCTCGCGTTCGCGCTCGGTGAGGCGGACGAGCCCCTCGCCCTCCCACGCGTGCGCTCGCGGCGTCTGCCGGTGCACGAAGCGCTGGACGAGCGCCTGCGTCGCGGCCGACGACAGCAGCGCCTCCCCCAGGTGGATCGTGTGCACCGCGCGCACGATGTCCTCGGGCTCGGCGCCCTTCCCGATGAACCCGCTCGCCCCCGCCCGCAGGGCTGCGACGACGTACTCGTCCTCCTCGAAGGTCGTCAGGACGAGCACCCGCGTCGTGCTCCCCGTGGGGCCTGCGCAGATCTGCTCGGTGGCCGCGATCCCGTCGAGCTCGGGCATCCGGATGTCCATCAGGACGACGTCGGGGGCCGACACCGCGGCCTCGCGCACCGCCTCGCGCCCGTTCGACGCCTCGCCGACGACCTGGATCCCGCCGCTGTCGGTGAGGATGTCCCGCACGGCCTGGCGCACCAGCGGCTGGTCGTCGACGACGAGCACGGTGATCATCGCCGCGACCCGCTCGCTGCGATGGCCGCGGTGCGCTCGGCGGGCAGCTCGATGGCGAGCCGGAACTCGCCGTCCGCGCGCGAGGTCTCGACCCGTCCCCGCACTGACGCGACCCGCTCCCGCAGCCCGCGCAGCCCGTGCCCGCTGGCGGGCGCCTCCGCGTCCCCCGCGCGCAGGGGGCTCGTGACGGTCAGGGCCAGCACGCCCTCGCGGTGACGGACCTCCACGACGGCCCGGTCGCCCGCGCCGTGCTTGTGGGCGTTCGTGAGCCCCTCCTGCAGGGCGAGGTAGGCGACGTGGTCGCTCGCCGGCGAGACGGCGACGGCGCCCGGGTCACACCGCAGGTCGACGTGCAGGCCCACGTCGGCGAACCGTGCGACCAGGGCGTCGAGCTGGTCGAGCCCTGCCTGCGGGTGGAGGTCCTGCCGTTCGCCGTCCCCCTCCGCGCGCAGGAGGGCCATGAGCCCGCCGATGTCCGCGAGGACCGTGCGCGAGGCGCTGCGGATGGTCGTGAGCGCCTCGCGCGCACGGTCGGGCCGGGTCGCGAGCGACGACGACGCCACGCCCGCGCTGAGGCTGATCACCGAGATCTGGTGCGCGACGACGTCGTGCAGGTCGCGGGCGATGCGCACCCGCTCCTCGGCCACGCGCCGTCGGGCCTCCTCGTCGCGGTCCTGCTCCGCGCGTTCGGCGCGCTCCGTGACGGCCGCGAGCGCCTCGCGTCGCGACCTGGTCGCGTCGCCCAGGGCTCCGGCCAGGACGACGAACG
This region of Oerskovia jenensis genomic DNA includes:
- a CDS encoding Dps family protein, which encodes MAVRKELPEYTVPSLTLKDGGKVAEILQKRLHALNDLALTLKHIHWNVVGPHFIAVHEMIDPQVDAVRAMVDSTAERIATLGVPPRGTPGAIVAERSWEDYSLGRASTIAHLGALDEVYQGVISNHRKAAADTEELDTVTNDLLVGHLGELELFHWFVRAHLESSGGELSTSGATTETGAARKAESAAKKEA
- a CDS encoding transcriptional regulator, translating into MTQDSPADLLVLHAVRVCGFADTATLARRFDLGPAETDELLGDFEAYGWVQRSAFADLSGWSLTGAGRSEDERRLAAELAATGRADDVRDAHQEFLPLNARLRQACTDWQLRPAPGARLATNDHADAAWDAAVLDELSAIDDALAPLAHLLGDVLARLGGYDDRFSTAVRRARAGEGGWVDGTDVDSCHRVWFELHEDLVATLGIDRRSEH
- a CDS encoding DNA-binding protein, coding for MPRNDDIAQTARAAPSVRADHDQARREEGARARLLAQGADALAPRPWQPASVPPSAVDLARFALWRSTDLPPEHLLDALALLPAARAEVDGLESGLLFMARGAGLTWAQIADAMGFNSPQACQQHFHRLSARQESRA
- a CDS encoding PEP/pyruvate-binding domain-containing protein, which codes for MLVPLEDAVRDTCGGKATALGALLHAGLPVPDGVVVPFDAHRAAVPHDVLRDALAPALRALGSPPVAVRSSAAGEDTAQASAAGQHESVLAVQTPDDVAHAVLVCWASLHSPRAVDYRAGLDAGGGDGDGDGAASGEPAMAVLVQRLVDAEVSGVMFAPDDPGDTTVIEASWGLGPSVVGGAVTPDTYGVVAHGILGRRAVRVASRVVADKQTRLDRDGTRLVTHDVPPGDRRRPTLDDATVLRLARLGWRAADLLGGPQDVEWALADGMLWIVQARPITAPLPAPSTDVTGDAPRLGNGSLLRGAAGSSGVATGPARIVRGPADFSHVSPGDVLVCPFTDPAWTPLLRIAAGVVTETGGALSHAAIVARERRIPAVLGVTGATRLIAEGSLVTVDGEAGTVTVEAPPTESAPPQGDLRSRPGGSR
- a CDS encoding histidine phosphatase family protein; this encodes MSARHLYLARHGAADAFGDLTDVGRRQSDLLGERLARVPVSAVWHSPLPRAAASAAVVARHLRGARVAEAAELVDHVPYVPARSETPASWAGFFDGWDEAEAAAGRRTADTLVARFATPPDPGAGTDDVHEVLVTHDYPIAWLVRHALGAPPERWLGLNSASTALTVIELRPGLPPTLVMFNDLSHLPDELRWTGFPGGAARP
- a CDS encoding NAD(P)-dependent oxidoreductase, with protein sequence MKILVPGATGLVGGHVVEQALARGHDVVAVARDAARLDVDHPRLRKRSVDILDEAAVEPLLAGVDAVVSTVGIGTARTPTTLYSAGTRHLVQGMARHGVERIVVISSEVAEHWAHQGPLKLWIVLPLLQRVLGATYDDMRRMDVVLWESRAQWTGVRAPRIRRAKGSGRYRIGDGAPLRRGWSIAAADLATALLDVAERDDLGRRYVHVAS
- a CDS encoding MarR family winged helix-turn-helix transcriptional regulator; this translates as MHASRGTESSERLLRRLREVGTEIALFNRRVAASMGIREADLVVLDVVHRTGPASPSQLSACTGIHAATMTGILTRLEDDGWIERLPAPGDRRGARIRSRDPERLEAAYAEVNRSLLDAFSDLDDRRADELSDVLATVAAQLRDVARDRPPVTGPPPRSRDQAPQG
- a CDS encoding isopeptide-forming domain-containing fimbrial protein, whose protein sequence is MRRGSWWVVGLIALCPATALAVPTPAAAAATECPGSYVEIANGDFEEPVVRTDFPTTTDASNVPGWLTTAPDNDIEIWPSGYNDVPAASGVQFAEMNANFPSTLVQTLDTVPGTEMTYVVHHRGRAGTDVGNVAFGPAGGAPNHVVEMTDGRDAWGLYVGSYVIPPGQTRTTFGFEAVSTGNGDTSTGNFLDGIQFGTAGCLTVAKTASDLNGNPVDQVQVGDLVQYTVEIANPGGAAIAGPQVSDTIPAALAYEPDSIELLDGPRPGPRTDADDGDGFTVTGGLLNVDLATGGPTTIPAGGSARFTFRARVLPAAAESSVTNVVTVDYLEPRLGAARVAVSDDATIVVLPAPTPTPTPTGPAPTPAEPVPAPSTPLAPTSAPTVAPDAGASGGPTALAASGTGIPWVLAGLAAVLLGLGLAVRRRAERSP
- a CDS encoding response regulator transcription factor, with amino-acid sequence MITVLVVDDQPLVRQAVRDILTDSGGIQVVGEASNGREAVREAAVSAPDVVLMDIRMPELDGIAATEQICAGPTGSTTRVLVLTTFEEDEYVVAALRAGASGFIGKGAEPEDIVRAVHTIHLGEALLSSAATQALVQRFVHRQTPRAHAWEGEGLVRLTEREREVFLLVARGLTNQEIATELVISTHTAKTHVNRIMAKVHARDRAHLVILAYESGLVTARS
- a CDS encoding sensor histidine kinase, giving the protein MAAVPLSDVVAIAVVVLFGVLPFPDELFRTRGLLVVVALLPVVVIPWRRRRPLVALGVSLACAVVVAFAGTLSPSALVAVVITAFAVTDRTRRTVGTACVGAAALVVFLVAAVPLDGELFDSRAMQFVTFVVLAGALGDATRSRREALAAVTERAERAEQDRDEEARRRVAEERVRIARDLHDVVAHQISVISLSAGVASSSLATRPDRAREALTTIRSASRTVLADIGGLMALLRAEGDGERQDLHPQAGLDQLDALVARFADVGLHVDLRCDPGAVAVSPASDHVAYLALQEGLTNAHKHGAGDRAVVEVRHREGVLALTVTSPLRAGDAEAPASGHGLRGLRERVASVRGRVETSRADGEFRLAIELPAERTAAIAASGSRR